The proteins below come from a single Camarhynchus parvulus chromosome 29, STF_HiC, whole genome shotgun sequence genomic window:
- the LOC115914489 gene encoding poly(U)-specific endoribonuclease-A-like: protein MAPWLLWLLLLLVTGTGGAPPEPRAVPEPRAVPELPERYRSPRRSLGRAEAEPPEELQEQRRFLAAALATPVLALLERFVLDKGLYPSAEAFRADLHSMWFGLYSRSRGKALDSCGFEHVFVGEVKNDAVSGCHNWVQLQALESAGRLQYLGCTWDGPWTAFPDVLSLRFRWDGHLKARGSLLVGSSPEFDLALFTLCFLAPAPSHRASEPRGCHISLGGEAATIQTYSWDKQRLVASAYPLTPQ, encoded by the exons ATGGCTCcgtggctgctgtggctgctgctgctgctggtgaccGGCACCGGGGGGGCTCCCCCTGAGCCCCGGGCGGTACCGGAGCCCCGGGCGGTACCGGAGCTTCCCGAGAGGTACCGGAGCCCCCG CCGCTCCCTGGGCCGGGCGGAGGCGGAGCCGCcggaggagctgcaggagcagcgcCGCTTCCTGGCGGCCGCGCTGGCCACGCCGGTGCTGGCGCTGCTCGAGCGCTTCGTGCTCGACAAAG ggctgtacCCCTCGGCCGAGGCGTTCCGGGCCGATCTCCACTCCATGTGGTTCGGACTCTACTCGCGCTCCAGAGGGAAAGCTCTGGACTCCTGCGGCTTCGAGCACGTGTTCGTgg GGGAGGTGAAGAACGACGCCGTGTCCGGGTGTCACAActgggtgcagctgcaggcactggaGAGCGCGGGGAGGCTGCAGTACCTGggctgcacctgggatgggccc TGGACGGCCTTCCCGGACGTGCTGTCGCTGCGGTTCCGCTGGGACGGGCACCTCAAAGCGCGGGGGTCGCTCCTGGTGGGCTCCAGCCCCGAGTTCGACCTGGCGCTGTTCACCCTCTGCTTCCTGGCACCCGCGCCGTCGCACCGCGCCAGTGAGCCCCGGGG GTGCCACATCAGCCTGGGGGGAGAAGCTGCCACCATCCAGACCTACAGCTGGGACAAGCAGCGCCTGGTGGCCTCGGCGTACCCCCTGACCCCACAATGA
- the TSPAN31 gene encoding tetraspanin-31 — MVCGGFACSRNALCALNVVYVLVGVLLVAVAGWARGLAGGSSPPLLGGAFAVGVFLLLIAALGLLGALRHHQVLLFFYVLILGLVFLCQLGVSCACLALGRDAQRCRFPPGGAPPCPPCAPQLLQHSEQALRILGGVGLFFSFTEVLGVWLALRFRNQRDPRANPGAFL, encoded by the exons ATGGTCTGCGGAGGCTTCGCCTGTTCGCGCAACGCGCTCTGCGCCCTCAACGTGGTTTATGTG CTGgtgggggtgctgctggtggccgTGGCGGGCTGGGCGCGGGGCCTGGCCGGGGGCTCCAGCCCCCCCCTGCTCGGAGGAGCTTTCGCCGTCGGAGTCTTCCTCCTGCTGATCGCGGCGCTGGGGCTGCTCGGGGCCCTGCGGCACCACCAGGTCCTGCTCTTCTTC TACGTGCTGATCCTGGGCCTGGtgttcctgtgccagctgggcgTGTCCTGCGCCTGCCTCGCCCTGGGCCGCGACGCTCAG AGGTGCCGGTTCCCGCCGGGGGGGGCGCCCCCGTGCCCGCCCTGCgccccccagctgctgcagcactcgGAGCAGGCGCTGCGGATCCTGGGGGGGGTCGGGCTGTTCTTCAGCTTCACCGAG gttttgggggtctggcTCGCCCTGCGCTTCCGGAACCAGCGCGACCCCCGCGCCAACCCCGGAGCCTTCCTATAg
- the LOC115914490 gene encoding LOW QUALITY PROTEIN: 25-hydroxyvitamin D-1 alpha hydroxylase, mitochondrial (The sequence of the model RefSeq protein was modified relative to this genomic sequence to represent the inferred CDS: inserted 1 base in 1 codon): protein MSPGLRLPARAALLSRSPPEPGLPRAPPVPPAASPPGRSRPEPSRPRGLAEMPGPSSAAFIFELLCRGGVRRLHEMQVHGRARFXPVWRARFGPVLTVHVAEPALVAQVLRQEGPEPRRALSCPWKQHRELRGAPGGLLTLEGDAWRGSRRLLARSLLRPGAAEAFALPVAAAVTELVARLRRLRRRHPRGLVRDIGTEFNRFGLEDTEAVLQSVGAVLALTLVTMALPRPLLRLVPAPWDAFCHAWDQLFAFAKGHVDRRVAAVAARGPLAEGDTCVTDLLARERVPVSSIYGNVTELLLAGVDTVASTLAWSLYELARNPGAQAALHRQLLAATATNGGDSDSDSATTERAAAAATAAALGRLPLLRAVVKETLRLYPVIPANARVVPECDIRVGDYLVPRQTLITLCHYATSRDSRFFPAPDAFRPERWLRPGDTAGDTPGDTTGDTAGDTAGPRHPFASLPFGLGPRSCVGRRLAELQLHMALAQILLRFEVRPEPGGGRVRPMTRTLLAPGAPISLRFLER from the exons ATGTCCCCCGGGCTCCGCCTGCCCGCCCGGGCCGCGCTCCTGTCCCGCTCCCCGCCCGAGCCGGGGCTCCCCCGGGCCCCCCCGGTCCCTCCCGCCGCTTCCCCGCCGGGCCGGAGCCGCCCGGAGCCCTCCCGGCCCCGGGGCCTGGCCGAGATGCCGGGGCCGAGCTCCGCCGCCTTCATCTTCGAGCTGCTGTGCCGGGGCGGCGTGCGGAGGCTGCACGAGATGCAG gtTCACGGCCGGGCCCGGT GGCCGGTGTGGCGGGCCCGGTTCGGCCCGGTGCTCACGGTTCACGTGGCCGAGCCCGCGCTCGTGGCGCAGGTGCTGCGGCAGGAGGGCCCCGAGCCCCGGCGCgccctcagctgcccctggaAGCAGCACCGGGAGCTGCGGGGGGCGCCGGGGGGGCTCCTGACCCT ggagggcGATGCGTGGCGCGGCTCCCGGCGGCTCCTGGCGCGGTCCCTGCTCCGCCCGGGCGCTGCCGAGGCCTTCGCGCTCCCGGTGGCCGCGGCCGTGACCGAGCTCGTGGCGCGGCtgcggcggctgcggcggcgCCACCCCCGGGGGCTCGTGCGCGACATCGGCACCGAATTCAACCGCTTCGGCCTCGAGG acaccgaggctgtgctgcagagcgTGGGGGCGGTGCTGGCGCTGACGCTGGTGACAATGGCACTGCCACGTCCCCTCCTGCGCCTCGTCCCCGCGCCCTGGGACGCCTTCTGCCACGCCTGGGACCAGCTCTTCGCCTTTG CCAAGGGACACGTGGACCGGCGCGTGGCCGCGGTGGCAGCGCGGGGGCCGCTGGCCGAGGGGGACACGTGTGTCACCGACCTGCTGGCCCGGGAGCGCGTCCCCGTCAGCAGCATCTACGGCAACGTCAccgagctgctgctggccgGGGTGGACACG gtggCCAGCACGCTGGCCTGGAGCCTGTACGAGCTGGCCCGGAACCCGGGGGCGCAGGCAGCCCTGCACCGCCAGCTGCTCGCTGCCACTGCCACCAACggcggtgacagtgacagtgacagtgccaccacCGAGcgtgccgctgctgctgccaccgCCGCCGCGCTGGGACGGCTGCCACTGCTGCGGGCGGTGGTGAAGGAGACGCTCAG GCTGTACCCCGTCATCCCGGCCAACGCCCGCGTTGTCCCCGAGTGCGACATCCGTGTCGGTGACTACCTGGTGCCACGCCAG ACCCTCATCACCCTGTGCCATTACGCCACGTCCCGCGACAGCCGCTTCTTCCCCGCGCCCGACGCCTTCCGCCCGGAGCGCTGGCTGCGCCCCGGGGACACcgctggggacacccccggggacACCACTGGGGACACCGCTGGGGACACCGCTGGCCCCAGGCACCCCTTTGCCTCCCTGCCCTTCGGCCTCGGCCCGCGCAGCTGCGTCGGGCGCCGCTTGGccgagctgcagctgcacatggCGCTGGCACAG aTCCTGCTGCGCTTCGAGGTGCGGCCGGAGCCCGGGGGGGGCCGCGTGCGCCCCATGACCCGAACCCTGCTGGCCCCCGGAGCCCCCATCAGCCTGCGCTTCCTCGAGAGGTGA